The genome window CCCGGGCCTTCCCCTGGACGGTGGGCGGATCGTCGAATCAGCCGTGTGGGCGGCCACGGGGGACCAGGACAAGGGCACCATCGCCGCGGGCTGGGCCGGGCGCATCATCGTGCTGGCCCTGGTGGTCGGGGTGGTGGTGGTGCCCCTGGTGCAAGGTCGGCCGGCCGACATCCCGCTGATCGTCATCCTGGTGATGGTCGGCTATTTCCTCTGGACCGGCGCCACCGAATCCATCCGTGGCGCCCAGCTCCGGCTGCGGGTCCCGGGCCTGACCGCCGCCCAGCTCATGCACCCGGCCATCGGCGTGCTCCACACCGCCACCGTGGCGGACGTCCGGGGCCGGCCCTCGGGCACGCTCGCGGTGCTCGTGGCCCCCACCGGCCAGCCGGAGGCCATCGTCGACGAGAACGCTCTGGCCCGCGTCCAGGACCAGGACGCCTCGTCCGTCCTGGCAGCGGCCACCGCCCGGGCCCTGACGCACGGCGCCGTAGTCCGCGCCAGCGATGCCGGCCGCCCCCTGGTGGACCGGCTCGCCGCAGTGGACGGCTCGGAATACGCTGTACTGGCGCCGGACGGCACCGTCTGTGGCGTACTCCGCCAACCCGATGTGGTCCAGTGGCTCACCACGGGCCGCCGTCGCTGACCCTCACCACCCACCAGAAGGACCACCGCCGCATGACCGACATCCCCAGCCCCACCGGCGTCAACGAACGCCGTGGCCCCCTGCGCCCCGGCCAGCGGGTCCAGCTCAAGGACGCCAAGGGACGTCTGAACACCATCACCCTCACGGAGGGCGGGCAGTTCCACAGCTATCAGGGCGTCCTGCACCATGACGATCTGATCGGGGGTCCGGACGGCGTGGTGGCGAGGAACTCG of Citricoccus sp. K5 contains these proteins:
- a CDS encoding site-2 protease family protein; translated protein: MSSDTLEPGSDRRGKLRLGSLIGVPVYLSWSWSLIALFVVVLFGPQVQRLFPELGIGAYGIAFLYAVLLLLSVLVHELAHAATAKAFGWPTTEIVLNLWGGHTQFGSFQATPGRSLVTALAGPAANVLLALGGQLLMVTWAPDGVGSLLLGIFTYANWLVAVFNALPGLPLDGGRIVESAVWAATGDQDKGTIAAGWAGRIIVLALVVGVVVVPLVQGRPADIPLIVILVMVGYFLWTGATESIRGAQLRLRVPGLTAAQLMHPAIGVLHTATVADVRGRPSGTLAVLVAPTGQPEAIVDENALARVQDQDASSVLAAATARALTHGAVVRASDAGRPLVDRLAAVDGSEYAVLAPDGTVCGVLRQPDVVQWLTTGRRR